In the genome of Helicobacter colisuis, one region contains:
- a CDS encoding NAD(P)H-dependent glycerol-3-phosphate dehydrogenase — protein sequence MAKISVFGGGAWGKALHFAFGEKNDSYIISRKSLNSPNQISQAQAQNSDFFVVAICSSALESWLKDSPLPQESKILVASKGIANGLFVSDIFSKFYPKAQLSFLAGPSFAKEVSQSLPCALNVHSNSLQSAQEWLDLFPNFIKPYTNDDIIGGEIGGAYKNVIAIASGICEGMGLGNNARASLVARGLVEMTRFGKFFGAREETFLGLSGAGDLFLTANSTLSRNFRVGLGLAQNKHLQEILDNLGEVAEGVQTSKEIYALAQKNEIYTPIAKEVALIMEGKNPKVSLMDLMKRMN from the coding sequence ATGGCTAAAATCAGCGTATTTGGCGGTGGTGCTTGGGGCAAGGCATTACATTTTGCTTTTGGAGAAAAAAATGATTCTTATATTATTTCAAGAAAAAGTCTTAATTCCCCCAACCAAATCTCTCAAGCACAAGCACAAAATAGCGATTTTTTTGTCGTAGCAATTTGTAGCTCAGCTCTAGAATCGTGGCTAAAAGATTCTCCCCTCCCTCAAGAATCTAAGATTCTAGTAGCTTCCAAAGGTATAGCAAATGGGCTGTTTGTAAGCGATATTTTCTCTAAATTTTATCCCAAAGCGCAGCTAAGCTTCCTTGCTGGACCTAGCTTTGCCAAAGAAGTCTCCCAATCTCTCCCTTGTGCGCTTAATGTGCATTCTAATAGTCTCCAAAGCGCCCAAGAATGGCTAGATTTATTTCCCAATTTTATCAAGCCTTATACTAATGATGACATTATAGGTGGAGAGATTGGGGGAGCGTATAAAAATGTGATTGCCATTGCAAGTGGAATTTGCGAGGGAATGGGGCTTGGCAATAATGCAAGGGCTTCTTTAGTGGCTAGAGGGCTTGTTGAAATGACTCGATTTGGAAAATTTTTTGGCGCAAGAGAAGAAACTTTTTTGGGATTGTCAGGAGCAGGTGATTTGTTTTTAACAGCCAACTCCACACTTTCAAGGAATTTTAGGGTTGGTCTTGGATTAGCTCAAAATAAGCACTTGCAGGAGATTTTGGATAATCTAGGCGAAGTTGCTGAAGGGGTGCAAACTTCTAAGGAAATTTATGCACTAGCCCAAAAAAATGAAATTTACACACCTATTGCTAAGGAAGTTGCCCTTATTATGGAAGGAAAGAATCCAAAAGTAAGCCTAATGGATCTAATGAAGCGAATGAATTAA
- a CDS encoding asparaginase yields MSLKTYKPNIMILATGGTIAGEAKNKLRTTDYKSGSLSVELLIEAIPQLQCIVNIQTKQIANIDSADMTDLIWLKLAKTINVLLKDSEIDGIVITHGTDTMEETAYFLSLVIKSDKPVVLTGAMRPATAMSADGPRNLYNAISLAGNKNAEAKGVMIVMNDRIHSAREATKMHTLNVESFQSPNGGEMGYIIDGKVFFKTINLKLHTLQTPFNIERLDSLPKVDIVYSYANDGSRVAIEAFLKAGAKGLVIAGSGAGSIHKNQKEYLIELLKENKLQVVKSSRVGCGMVLLSEEENTQGFVSANDLNPQKARILLMLSLTQTNNPRKIAEYFEKF; encoded by the coding sequence GTGAGTTTAAAAACATATAAACCAAATATTATGATATTAGCAACAGGTGGAACAATCGCTGGAGAAGCAAAAAACAAGCTTAGAACAACGGATTATAAATCAGGCAGTTTAAGCGTGGAGTTATTGATTGAAGCAATTCCGCAATTGCAGTGTATAGTTAATATTCAAACTAAACAGATTGCAAACATTGATAGTGCTGATATGACTGATTTGATTTGGCTTAAACTTGCTAAAACTATTAATGTGCTTTTAAAAGATTCTGAGATTGATGGCATTGTTATAACGCACGGAACAGACACAATGGAAGAGACGGCATATTTTTTAAGTCTTGTAATTAAGAGTGATAAGCCGGTGGTTTTAACTGGTGCTATGCGTCCTGCAACTGCAATGAGTGCAGATGGTCCTAGGAATCTTTATAATGCCATTAGTCTTGCAGGAAATAAAAACGCTGAAGCAAAGGGCGTGATGATAGTAATGAATGATAGAATTCATTCTGCAAGGGAAGCTACTAAAATGCATACTTTAAATGTAGAATCTTTTCAATCCCCAAATGGTGGAGAGATGGGTTATATTATAGATGGCAAGGTCTTTTTTAAGACTATTAATCTTAAATTGCATACCCTGCAAACTCCATTTAACATTGAAAGGCTAGATTCTTTGCCTAAGGTAGATATTGTTTATAGCTATGCTAATGATGGCTCTAGAGTAGCTATTGAAGCATTTTTAAAGGCAGGCGCTAAGGGATTAGTGATTGCAGGAAGTGGTGCTGGGAGTATCCACAAGAATCAAAAAGAATATTTAATAGAGTTATTAAAAGAAAATAAACTACAAGTGGTAAAAAGCTCAAGAGTGGGCTGTGGAATGGTATTGTTAAGCGAAGAAGAAAATACTCAAGGGTTTGTTTCGGCTAATGATCTTAATCCACAAAAAGCAAGGATTCTTTTGATGCTCTCCTTAACACAAACTAATAATCCTAGAAAAATTGCAGAATATTTTGAAAAATTTTAA
- a CDS encoding O-acetylhomoserine aminocarboxypropyltransferase/cysteine synthase family protein, producing MPNLTHNNFSQETLALHAGYTYDSQRTLSVPIYQNTAYSFESLQQAAARFGLQELGNIYSRLTNPTTDILGARLAAIEGGAFGVPTSSGSAAIFYALVNLAQNGDNIAFSNKIYGGTQTLLVHTLKRFGIEARVFDIDDIDNTLEKVIDSKTKAIFFESLSNPQIAIADAEKITKIAKAHGIVSICDNTVATAFLHKPFDYGVDIAVYSLSKYVNGQGSALGGAVIERNGLNELIKDNPRYLPFNTPDESYHGLVYASLPLPIFSIRLITEWLRNIGATLSPQNAWIILQGLETLELRIQKHSANALEVAKFLESHPKVKSVNYPALSSNPYHHLVNKYFTNNQCSGLISFESESFEEAQKICNALELFAIVANIGDSKSLIIHPASTTHSQLSQKELDLAGITPATIRLSIGLESPLDLIADLKQALEK from the coding sequence ATGCCAAATTTAACACATAATAATTTTTCACAAGAAACTCTTGCGCTTCATGCTGGATACACTTATGATTCTCAAAGGACGCTTAGTGTTCCTATTTACCAAAATACCGCTTATAGTTTTGAGAGTTTGCAACAAGCAGCCGCACGATTTGGGCTTCAAGAGCTTGGTAATATCTATTCACGCCTTACTAACCCAACCACAGATATTTTAGGCGCTAGATTAGCTGCGATTGAGGGAGGAGCCTTTGGCGTCCCGACTTCAAGTGGAAGTGCAGCTATTTTTTATGCGCTTGTTAATCTAGCGCAAAATGGCGATAATATCGCATTTTCAAATAAAATCTATGGAGGCACACAAACCTTATTAGTGCATACACTCAAAAGATTTGGGATTGAAGCAAGAGTTTTTGATATTGATGATATTGACAACACTTTAGAAAAAGTTATTGATTCAAAAACAAAAGCTATCTTTTTTGAAAGTCTTTCCAATCCACAAATAGCTATTGCTGATGCAGAAAAAATCACAAAAATTGCCAAAGCTCACGGGATTGTAAGCATTTGTGATAACACTGTTGCCACTGCATTTTTACACAAACCTTTTGATTATGGTGTTGATATTGCTGTTTATAGCCTTAGCAAATATGTGAATGGGCAAGGCAGTGCATTAGGTGGAGCGGTTATTGAGCGTAATGGACTTAATGAACTCATTAAAGACAATCCTCGCTATCTACCTTTCAATACTCCAGATGAAAGTTATCACGGGCTTGTGTATGCCTCACTTCCTTTACCTATTTTCTCTATTCGCCTTATTACAGAATGGCTAAGAAATATCGGAGCAACACTCTCTCCACAAAATGCATGGATTATATTACAAGGATTAGAAACTCTTGAATTAAGAATCCAAAAACATAGTGCCAATGCACTAGAAGTGGCAAAATTCCTAGAATCTCACCCAAAAGTCAAAAGCGTTAATTACCCTGCATTAAGCAGCAATCCCTATCATCACCTTGTGAATAAATATTTTACCAACAACCAATGCAGCGGACTTATTAGCTTTGAATCAGAAAGTTTTGAAGAAGCACAAAAAATCTGCAATGCTCTAGAACTTTTTGCTATTGTTGCTAATATCGGAGATTCTAAATCTCTCATTATCCATCCTGCTTCCACCACACATTCACAATTAAGCCAAAAAGAGCTTGATTTAGCAGGAATCACACCTGCTACAATCCGCTTAAGCATCGGATTAGAATCACCGCTTGATTTAATCGCTGATTTAAAACAAGCTTTAGAAAAATAA